In Trifolium pratense cultivar HEN17-A07 linkage group LG7, ARS_RC_1.1, whole genome shotgun sequence, a genomic segment contains:
- the LOC123897262 gene encoding probable beta-1,3-galactosyltransferase 2 has product MSWKSRGEIVPRNFMSQKWMIFLCIASFCAGMFFTNRMWTIPEPKGLARTTAMEAEQLNVVSEGCNTRILQEKEVKRVIKGDFKTHKTLENLDKTISNLEMELASAKATQESLRNGAPVSEDIKINASTGRRKYLMVIGINTAFSSRKRRDSVRATWMPQGEKRKKLEEEKGIIIRFVIGHGATTGGILDRAIEAEDSKHGDFLRLDHVEGYLELSAKTKTYFATAVNLWDADFYIKVDDDVHVNIATLGETLIRHRSKPRVYIGCMKSGPVLAQKGVRYHEPEYWKFGETGNKYFRHATGQLYAVSNDLATYISTNKNVLHKYANEDVSLGAWFIGLDVEHIDDRRLCCGTTDCEWKAQAGNACVASFDWTCSGICRSAERIKEVHKKCGEGEKALWSASF; this is encoded by the exons ATGAGTTGGAAAAGTAGAGGAGAGATTGTTCCTAGAAATTTTATGTCTCAGAAATGGATGATTTTCTTGTGTATTGCAAGTTTCTGTGCTGGAATGTTCTTCACCAACAG GATGTGGACTATTCCTGAACCTAAAGGACTTGCAAGGACAACAGCAATGGAAGCTGAACAATTAAATGTAGTTTCTGAGGGTTGTAATACAAGAATT tTGCAAGAGAAGGAAGTGAAGCGCGTAATTAAAGGCGATTTCAAGACACATAAAACCTTAGA AAATTTGGATAAGACTATTTCAAATTTGGAAATGGAATTAGCTTCTGCTAAAGCAACTCAAGAATCTCTAAGAAATGGTGCACCTGTATCAGAAGATATTAAGATAAATGCATCAACTGGTAGGAGAAAGTACTTAATGGTTATAGGAATTAACACTGCTTTTAGTAGCAGAAAAAGAAGAGACTCCGTTCGCGCCACTTGGATGCCACAAG gtgagaaaagaaagaagctAGAGGAAGAGAAAGGCATTATCATCCGTTTTGTAATTGGACACGG TGCCACGACTGGAGGTATCCTAGATAGAGCTATCGAAGCAGAAGATAGTAAACATGGAGATTTCCTGAGACTG GATCATGTTGAAGGATACCTTGAATTGTCAGCAAAAACAAAGACCTACTTTGCCACTGCTGTTAACTTGTGGGATGCTGACTTTTATATCAaagttgatgatgatgttcATGTAAATATAG CAACACTTGGAGAAACACTAATTAGACATCGATCAAAACCACGAGTATACATCGGATGCATGAAATCTGGACCGGTTCTTGCTCAAAA AGGAGTAAGGTACCATGAACCAGAATATTGGAAATTCGGCGAGACAGGAAACAAGTACTTTCGTCATGCAACAGGACAATTGTATGCTGTTTCAAATGATCTTGCTACATATATTTCAACAAACAA GAATGTTCTTCACAAATATGCAAATGAAGATGTTTCATTAGGAGCTTGGTTTATTGGACTTGATGTGGAGCATATAGATGATCGTAGACTATGTTGTGGTACAACAG ATTGTGAATGGAAGGCCCAAGCAGGAAATGCTTGTGTTGCTTCATTTGATTGGACATGCAGTGGAATTTGTAGGTCAGCTGAAAGGATTAAAGAAGTTCACAAAAAATGTGGAGAAGGTGAGAAAGCCTTATGGAGTGCTTCTTTCTAG